AGGGATTAAGGTCCACAGACACACTCCTTTGGGCACCACAATGTGGGCAATTTTAGTTTCTTGAAGTGCCTCTCTTGATACAAATGCTGCCGGAGGATAGAGCCTTAGCACCTCGTGGATCACCATTGTTGTCTGCATCCATTGGGATGGAGTCAGTTTTTTATGTTCAAAAAATAGAAAGTAAAAGGAAAAAATATAAACACATTTCAAGTTTTGGTCATGGACAGATGATATCTTTTTTCTTTCATTATTATTACAAACAACTCTCAAAGGTTATAATAAGTTTCATCGACGATGACTTATCACACCAATGTATCAAGTTTGAGACGAGCTCTGAGATTGTAATACCCTCCACTCAAATTATAAGTTTCATCGGAATAGAAGAGGAGGAGAGTAAAGTGCTATGAATTTTGGAAAACAACTATAAGATTTACTTTGGAAAATCATCAAAAGAAAATCCATTTTACAAAATTTCATATCTagagataatttttttaaaaaataaaaaataatttcatcaatCTTTCATGCTAAAAAGACTGTTTGTTAATTAAACTTCAAAAGTTTTGACTACAAGTACCGTTAAGATACTTCAAAAGGAGTGATCTTTAACTTAATCTAATTTGAAACatcttttaatttaattgtttttacaaACAAAAAATTTCTTGGACAAGTTCGTAGATAAATATGtactaattattaaatattttacgcCAAATTTCAATATATTGATAATCgagtctttttttaaaaaaatcttaaatAGTTCGATTCATGGTTAAATATTTAACCAAGagtcaaaaatatatatactcgAGAAAATATCTTATTTCACTTGTAAAAAGTTCGATTCATTAGAGTTTAATGttaacataattaattttatatattattatgatGTATAAGTTTAGAAATTATTTTGAAACACTAttgcaaataataataataatgtaacATTTATAATTTATGAATCCGTCCaccattaaaattaatattttaattcaataattactgCATTAAGAAAGcaaagaaaatatataaaaaaattatattttaaccaCATGAAATTTTGATTTAGAAATGGGTAAATTTTCTTTTAGTTATGCATGTTTGTTTCTTTACGATTTTAACATTCTATGTTATCAAATTGGTGTCATGTTAATGTCACGTCAAGtttaaaattgattttaaaataatatagtaaGACAGGACCAAAATTAAAACAACATAAAGTAGCAAAAatgtaatttagaaaaaaattagtaaaaaaACTTTTTAGATAATAATTtgattccataaattaaaagaaCTGCATGCTTACCGTTTTCAACTTATGCAATGAGTCCGCATCCAAGCTTCCCCCATTGGCACGGCAGACCTCGTCCACCTCCGCGCGTATCCGAGCCTGCCACTGCGGGTGCAACGCCAGCAGCATGAGGCACCATGACGCTGCAACAGCGGTGGATTCATGGCCAGCAAAGTAGATGTTCTTGCAGTTGTCAactatgaatttcttgtaattcGAAACATGATCATCATCATTAACATTGTTCATGGCTCCTTCTAGAATCAGCTGCATCAGATCTTTGTTTCCGCTAAAGCATTCTCCGTCGCGCTCCTTCACGGCGTCCCATATCAGCGACTCTATCTCCTTCTCCAGTTGCTCTATTTTCTTCTGCTGCCCCGTCGAGAAAATTCTGCGATTGCGCAGTTATTTTTCGAGATACAACCTTTGTTTTATGCAACTTCAAGCAAGTCTACTTATCCAGGTGCATTATATTGATATTACTCGCTATCTAGCAGTTTGGTTCTTCGAATAAATATAAAGATAATCTCATCGACCCAAAGAAAAATCAAACTGAAAAAGAAATCcatgagaattttatattatatatgttaTAAAATATCGATCGACCCAATGAAAAGGGGAAAAAAACATAATTGTTCATGTAAGTGGACTATTTTGtgtttttgattttttaaaacatgCAATTAATATTCAATTAAAATAGTAAATGCTTTTGAATGACTTTTCCAGATTATATATTCCCATATTAAActtctccttttttttttttttaatttgaaagagGGTTACTTTCTTTTAGTAATTGTACattttgtaaattaaaataataaatacaaaATGGGTTTAAAAAAACATACCCAAACGTATGGGAACCAAAAAGGAAGTTTTGGCTAGACATGAGTTTTTGAAGGGTCCTGAGCTTTGTGAAAACCCGTTTTCCATTCAGAAACGAACTACCGAAACACGCTTTTGAGATCACATCCGCAGAAACGCATCTCAAATCCTCTTCAACTTGGATTTCTGCCATGTTTCCACCTTGGCTTTCTATATATCCCTCCCATTTGCCAATTAACGACTCCACAGATTCAACCATCAATCCCACCATTCCCTGCagtatttaatttcaaatataatattaatacaaTATCTTTTTTTGTTTACTGTggtatttgataatttaatatataaacaTCTTTATGTTATAAATTCTGGCCCGGAGCAGATGCCTCATGGACCCAATAACTTTAGAAAATTACCTTGACCCTGTGCATGAAAAATTGAGGTGCGACAATCTTCCTTTGTCGTGCCCATAAGTGCCCATTGGACCTCAAAATCCCATTGCCAAGCATTGGGGCAAGTCTCTTTGTGATGTACGAAGGCTTGCCCAAGTGCGAAGATAGGCTGTGATTGTTCATTTCCTTCACCATTTCTGGGTGGGTCACGTATAGATGTTGCTTGTTCACTGTCGAATATGTGTATATTGGACCTGCAAACAACGTTAAATCATCAACTAATTAACTAAATGTAATTTTGTAATAGGATCGAAATCAGTCTCGTTTACTAGAAATAATGTCTTTCAACTTAAATATTGGTTATAGGcctattaatcatgattcttaaTCGAAGGTGTTCCGGTTCCGATGAAAGTAATTGAAACCGTAACAAAATGAAACATTTTTTTTAGATTCTGGTTCTCAATGTTGTCAAATTTAAGCCTAAATAGTCATGATTCTTaaatttttgataattttagtttttttccaTCGAGATGTTGATGTGATACTGTACGTACCAACGCTCGTCTCGTCAGAAAATAGCTAAAATTCTCTATTTATATAAACTTAGTAATTAATTAACAGCAAGAATTAAGTCATCTATGTATAGAGAACttaaaatcaaatattaatGTATGATTCCATACGGTTCAGATTCTAGTTTCATATTTTTAGAAACAAGAACCAAACCGCGGTCTTCCGGTTTTGAAACATGG
This is a stretch of genomic DNA from Primulina eburnea isolate SZY01 chromosome 11, ASM2296580v1, whole genome shotgun sequence. It encodes these proteins:
- the LOC140805084 gene encoding cytochrome P450 714A1-like, with amino-acid sequence MKLPFLSILLILFFSLVPVAITKHGLHILVVILSVASSCFVKIAWFDPWRIRRKLELQGIKGPKPRFLYGNVREMQRIQVNSDAKKGETDGEFVAHDYTSTLFPYFEQWRKEYGPIYTYSTVNKQHLYVTHPEMVKEMNNHSLSSHLGKPSYITKRLAPMLGNGILRSNGHLWARQRKIVAPQFFMHRVKGMVGLMVESVESLIGKWEGYIESQGGNMAEIQVEEDLRCVSADVISKACFGSSFLNGKRVFTKLRTLQKLMSSQNFLFGSHTFGIFSTGQQKKIEQLEKEIESLIWDAVKERDGECFSGNKDLMQLILEGAMNNVNDDDHVSNYKKFIVDNCKNIYFAGHESTAVAASWCLMLLALHPQWQARIRAEVDEVCRANGGSLDADSLHKLKTTTMVIHEVLRLYPPAAFVSREALQETKIAHIVVPKGVCLWTLIPTLHRDPDIWGADANEFNPQRFTNGISNAYIPFGLGPRLCLGKSFALVQLKIIVFLIVSKFTFSLSPKYRHSPAFRMIVEPGQDVHLCIRKR